One genomic window of Burkholderiales bacterium includes the following:
- a CDS encoding poly-gamma-glutamate hydrolase family protein, whose product MSATLCWILVRMHIDRYHSFGELVEHEVEGIDFRRTVLRRPFSPVAVIAPHAGKIESSTSEIARAIAGEDFNLYLFEGIKKRGNYAALHITSRRFDEPSCLELLSTCSFVITIHGCVGHDERILIGGLDHWLKNKVAAELRQAGLDVRNDGHHFQATNPENICNRGQSNKGVQLELTKALRSSAYTQRFVTAVRAVLLSL is encoded by the coding sequence GTGAGTGCGACGTTATGCTGGATACTGGTGCGCATGCACATTGATCGCTACCATAGCTTTGGCGAGCTCGTGGAGCATGAGGTCGAGGGAATCGATTTCAGGCGCACCGTGTTGCGGCGTCCTTTTTCGCCCGTAGCGGTCATCGCTCCGCATGCTGGCAAGATCGAATCGAGCACTTCAGAAATCGCCCGTGCCATCGCCGGAGAGGATTTCAATCTCTACCTGTTTGAAGGCATCAAAAAACGGGGCAACTATGCAGCCTTGCATATTACCAGCCGGCGCTTTGACGAGCCTTCATGCCTTGAGCTGTTGTCGACCTGCTCATTCGTGATCACCATTCACGGCTGTGTCGGACATGACGAGCGCATCTTAATCGGTGGTCTCGACCATTGGTTAAAGAATAAAGTGGCTGCCGAACTTCGACAGGCAGGCCTCGATGTCCGCAACGATGGCCATCATTTCCAGGCAACGAATCCCGAAAATATCTGCAACCGCGGGCAATCGAACAAAGGCGTGCAGCTTGAGCTTACCAAAGCGCTCCGGAGCAGCGCCTATACACAGCGTTTTGTCACAGCCGTACGCGCGGTTTTGCTTTCACTTTAG